AACAGGGAACGAAGAAGGAGGTATTTCTATGTCATCAGCTGTCGTTAAGAAAGAAAAAACACGCAAAAACATTATTAATGCAGCTATCAAGGTGCTCAGTAATAAAGAATACCACGAATGTCTCATTGACATGATTGCAAAAACCGCAGATATAGGGAAAGGTACCATTTATCTGTATTTTAAAAGCAAGCAGGAACTTTATTATTCAATCCTGTTTGAACTGGTAACTACAGCGAAAGAAATAGCCAAAACTGCTATGAAAAGCAGTAACCATCCATCCGAACAGGTACGAATACTTCTTGAAAAAATGAACCAGTTCACAGATTCACATAGTAACGCATTTATAATAGCTAAGGCAGAAGCCGGAAACCTTAAAGGGAAAATACAGTTGATGTATACAGAAATGTATGGCGGACTATTGAAACAGATAGGAAAAATATT
This is a stretch of genomic DNA from Endomicrobiales bacterium. It encodes these proteins:
- a CDS encoding TetR/AcrR family transcriptional regulator — protein: MSSAVVKKEKTRKNIINAAIKVLSNKEYHECLIDMIAKTADIGKGTIYLYFKSKQELYYSILFELVTTAKEIAKTAMKSSNHPSEQVRILLEKMNQFTDSHSNAFIIAKAEAGNLKGKIQLMYTEMYGGLLKQIGKIFENGVNRKMFKKYPPVLMGALVMTSMLTISKYKQINRPGARTVTTDMIADIFMNGINLK